One segment of Hemibagrus wyckioides isolate EC202008001 linkage group LG05, SWU_Hwy_1.0, whole genome shotgun sequence DNA contains the following:
- the ythdf1 gene encoding YTH domain-containing family protein 1 → MSTTSIDPQTSKGQDAKVQNGSLHQKETVHDNDFEPYLTGQSNPNNSYQSMTDPYLSSYYAPSIGFPYPLSEAPWSTGGDPPIPYLAPYAPLSNGDHHFMHDTVFGQPGGLGSSIYPHRFNFFPENPAFSAWGTSGSQGQQTQSSAYGGSYSYPPSSLGGTLVPDGQTGFHSDTLNKAPGMNSLEQGMLGLKIGGDVVTGTGSAVKTVGSVIGASGAVATGNGGTPVGMPAPKPTSWAAIASKPAKAQQLKVKSKAGMPVAGGAPPPPPIKHNMDIGTWDNKGAKVASPLPPQQQQQQLPSLSHGHLPPHPQPPMPSAQSLAQHMALQGPPPPAPPQPYQNHTPAPAPQTRWIAPRNRNPGYGGGGSMDSTGPSTGGGLGNGGGGGVMGTSSSSNMGSGDPHPLLEKLRASHSYNPKDFDWNLKHGRVFIIKSYSEDDIHRSIKYSIWCSTEHGNKRLDAAFRALNGRGPVYLLFSVNGSGHFCGVAEMRSPVDYGTSAGVWAQDKWKGKFDVDWLFVKDVPNSQLRHIRLENNDNKPVTNSRDTQEVPLEKAKQVLKIIATYKHTTSIFDDFSHYEKRQEEEEVVRKNYEPTSSQNRSRLDQERQNRSKQ, encoded by the exons ATGTCTACCACCAGTATTGATCCTCAG ACATCGAAAGGACAAGATGCTAAAG tgCAAAATGGCTCACTCCACCAAAAGGAAACAGTCCATGACAACGACTTTGAACCTTACCTCACTGGCCAGTCTAATCCG AACAACAGCTATCAATCCATGACTGACCCCTACTTGTCAAGCTACTATGCGCCATCCATTGGGTTTCCCTACCCCCTTAGTGAAGCTCCCTGGTCAACTGGCGGTGACCCTCCAATCCCTTATCTTGCTCCCTATGCTCCTCTCAGCAACGGAGACCACCATTTTATGCATGACACTGTGTTTGGACAGCCAGGGGGATTGGGTAGCAGCATCTACCCCCACCGGTTTAACTTTTTCCCAGAGAATCCTGCCTTCTCTGCCTGGGGCACCAGTGGCTCTCAGGGCCAGCAGACTCAAAGCTCAGCCTATGGGGGCAGCTACAGCTACCCACCCAGCTCTCTGGGTGGCACGCTTGTGCCTGACGGGCAGACAGGTTTCCACAGTGACACCTTGAACAAGGCACCAGGTATGAACAGTCTGGAGCAGGGCATGCTGGGGCTAAAGATTGGCGGTGACGTTGTCACCGGGACTGGCTCAGCTGTCAAGACTGTTGGTTCGGTCATTGGTGCCAGCGGTGCAGTAGCCACTGGCAATGGTGGAACCCCTGTAGGTATGCCAGCCCCCAAACCCACCTCGTGGGCAGCCATTGCAAGTAAGCCAGCCAAAGCGCAGCAGTTAAAGGTCAAAAGCAAAGCTGGGATGCCTGTGGCAGGAGgtgcaccaccaccaccacccatcaAACACAACATGGACATTGGTACCTGGGACAACAAGGGGGCCAAAGTGGCATCGCCTTTGCCTccccagcagcagcaacagcagctgcCTTCTCTATCACATGGTCACTTGCCCCCTCACCCTCAGCCACCCATGCCCTCAGCCCAGTCCCTGGCACAGCATATGGCACTGCAGGGTccacctcctcctgctcctcctcagCCATACCAGAATCATACACCGGCTCCAGCCCCTCAGACACGGTGGATAGCACCACGTAATCGGAACCCAGGTTATGGTGGAGGGGGTAGCATGGATAGCACTGGTCCTTCCACTGGTGGCGGATTGGGCAacggtggaggaggaggagtgatgGGCACTAGCTCTAGCTCCAACATGGGCTCAGGAGATCCACACCCGTTGCTGGAGAAGCTGCGTGCCTCGCATAGCTACAACCCCAAGGACTTTGACTGGAACCTGAAGCATGGCCGTGTTTTCATCATCAAGAGCTACTCAGAAGATGACATCCACCGTTCAATTAAGTACTCCATCTGGTGCAGCACAGAGCACGGCAATAAGAGGCTGGACGCAGCGTTCCGTGCCCTCAACGGCCGGGGCCCTGTCTACCTGCTGTTCAGCGTAAATGGCAGTGGGCACTTCTGTGGCGTGGCCGAGATGCGCTCACCGGTAGACTACGGCACTAGTGCCGGTGTCTGGGCACAGGACAAGTGGAAGGGCAAATTCGATGTGGACTGGCTCTTTGTCAAGGATGTGCCCAACAGCCAGTTGCGCCATATTCGCTTGGAGAACAATGACAACAAACCTGTGACCAACTCGCGTGACACCCAGGAGGTACCACTGGAGAAGGCCAAACAGGTGCTGAAGATCATCGCCACCTACAAGCACACCACATCCATCTTCGATGATTTCTCACACTATGAGAAACgacaggaggaggaagaggtggTGAGAAAG AACTATGAACCTACTTCATCCCAGAATCGATCACGCCTGGATCAG GAACGCCAAAATCGAAGTAAACAATAG
- the gid8a gene encoding glucose-induced degradation protein 8-A homolog, with product MMSYAEKPEDITKEEWMEKLNNVHIQRADMNRLIMNYLVTEGFKEAAEKFRMESGIEPSVDLDSLDERIKIREMILKGQIQEAISLINSLHPELLDTNRYLYFHLQQQHLIELIRLRETEAALEFAQSQLAEQGEESRECLTEMERTLALLAFDNPEESPFGDLLNMMQRQKVWSEVNQAVLDYENRESTPKLAKLLKLLLWAQNELDQKKVKYPKMTDLSKGTIEDPK from the exons ATGATGAGCTATGCGGAAAAGCCTGAAGACATCACGAAGGAGGAATGGATGGAGAAACTGAATAATGTGCACATCCAAAGAGCAGATATGAACCGCCTCATCATGAACTATTTAGTAACTG AGGGTTTTAAAGAGGCTGCAGAGAAGTTCCGGATGGAGTCAGGCATTGAGCCCAGTGTGGATCTGGACTCGCTGGATGAGAGGATAAAGATCAGGGAGATGATTCTGAAAGGGCAAATTCAGGAAGCCATCTCTCTCATTAACAGCCTTCATCCAGAACTCTTGGATACCAACCGATATCTGTACTTCCATCTTCAG CAGCAGCATTTGATTGAGCTTATCCGTTTGCGGGAGACAGAGGCTGCACTGGAGTTTGCACAGTCACAATTGGCTGAACAAGGTgaggagagcagagagtgtCTGACTGAGATGGAGAGAACTCTGGCTCTGCTTGCTTTTGACAACCCTGAAGAGTCACCTTTTGGAGACCTTCTTAACATGATGCAGCGACAGAAG GTTTGGAGTGAGGTGAACCAGGCAGTACTCGACTATGAGAACAGGGAGTCAACACCAAAACTGGCCAAGCTGCTGAAGCTCTTGTTATGGGCACAGAATGAACTTGACCAGAAAAAAGTCAAATACCCCAAAATGACAGACCTTAGTAAGGGCACAATTGAAGATCCCAAGTAA